A single window of Hyla sarda isolate aHylSar1 chromosome 2, aHylSar1.hap1, whole genome shotgun sequence DNA harbors:
- the LOC130358461 gene encoding mucin-19-like — MGPVIMGPVIMGLIITGPIIMGPIIMGLIITGPIIMGPVITGPIIMGPLIMGPIIMGPIIMGPVITGPIIMGPLIMGPIIMGPIITGPIIMGPLIMGPLIMGLIITGPIIMGPIITGPIIMGPLIMGPIIMGPIITGPIITGPIITGPVIMGPVIMGPLIMGPVIMGLIITGPIIMGPIIMGPIIMGLIIMGLFIMGPVIMGPVIMGPVIMGPIIMGPLIMGPLIMGLIITGSIIMGPIIMGPVITGPIIMGPLIMGLIIMGLIITGPIIMGPIIMGLIITGPIIMGPVITGPIIMGPLIMGLIIMGPVIMGLIITGPIIMGPIIMGPVITGPIIMGPLIMGLIIMGLIITGPIIMGPVITGPIIMGPLIMGPLIMGLIITGPIIMGPIITGPVTMGPIIMGLIIMGLIIMGPVIISPIIMGLIITGPIITGPIIMGPVITGPVITGPIIMGPVVEIYYNDSDG, encoded by the exons ATGGGTCCTGTCATCATGGGTCCTGTCATCATGGGTCTGATTATCACAGGTCCTATCATCATGGGTCCTATCATCATGGGTCTGATTATCACAGGTCCTATCATCATGGGTCCTGTCATCACGGGTCCTATCATCATGGGTCCTCTCATCATGG GTCCTATCATCATGGGTCCTATCATCATGGGTCCTGTCATCACGGGTCCTATCATCATGGGTCCTCTAATCATGG GTCCTATCATCATGGGTCCTATCATCACGGGTCCTATAATCATGGGTCCTCTCATCATGGGTCCTCTCATCATGGGTCTGATTATCACAGGTCCTATCATCATGGGTCCTATCATCACGGGTCCTATAATCATGGGTCCTCTCATCATGG GTCCTATCATCATGGGTCCTATCATCACGGGTCCTATCATCACGGGTCCTATCATCACGGGTCCAGTCATCATGGGTCCTGTCATCATGGGTCCTCTCATCATGGGTCCTGTCATCATGGGTCTGATTATCACAGGTCCTATCATCATGGGTCCTATCATCATGGGTCCTATCATCATGGGTCTGATCATCATGGGTCTGTTCATCATGGGTCCTGTCATCATGGGTCCTGTCATCATGGGTCCTGTCATCATGGGTCCTATCATCATGGGTCCTCTCATCATGGGTCCTCTCATCATGGGTCTGATTATCACAGGTTCTATCATCATGGGTCCTATCATCATGGGTCCTGTCATCACGGGTCCTATCATCATGGGTCCTCTAATCATGGGTCTGATCATCATGGGTCTGATTATCACAGGTCCTATCATCATGGGTCCTATCATCATGGGTCTGATTATCACAGGTCCTATCATCATGGGTCCTGTCATCACGGGTCCTATCATCATGGGTCCTCTCATCATGGGTCTGATCATCATGGGTCCTGTCATCATGGGTCTGATTATCACAGGTCCTATCATCATGGGTCCTATCATCATGGGTCCTGTCATCACGGGTCCTATCATCATGGGTCCTCTAATCATGGGTCTGATCATCATGGGTCTGATTATCACAGGTCCTATCATCATGGGTCCTGTCATCACGGGTCCTATAATCATGGGTCCTCTCATCATGGGTCCTCTCATCATGGGTCTGATTATCACAGGTCCTATCATCATGGGTCCTATCATCACGGGTCCTGTCACCATGGGTCCTATCATCATGGGTCTGATCATCATGGGTCTGATCATCATGGGTCCTGTCATCATCAGTCCTATTATCATGGGTCTGATTATCACAGGTCCTATCATCACGGGTCCTATCATCATGGGTCCTGTCATCACGGGTCCAGTTATCACAGGTCCTATCATCATGGGTCCTGTTGTTGAAATTTATTATAATGATTCTGAtggctga
- the LOC130358170 gene encoding gastrula zinc finger protein XlCGF26.1-like, protein MEKDREPMAERILHLTLEIIYLLTGEDYTVVKMVTEEGEGRSREKVPISRSPMHSLIHKGNSHQEILELINKMMELLTREVPIRCQDVAVYFSMEEWEYVEGHKDLYQDMVMMEDHRPLTSQDGVIDRNPPERCPRPLYSQDCPEGNVPENHQGGDLTNNKVENEEEMIWGHHPCMREVKEEIPGGVTPEKGNVMLSINYKEEDGEIMERSSGEDGEIMERYSGEDLLTPKVHPDLSYNNPPDHHQPHIVTSRTDEKGGKRYQCDECGKEFTHSSSLCKHKRSHTGEKPYSCLLCWKRFTRKSGLNQHKRRHTGEKLYSCSECGKCFTDKSNLVKHERIHTGEKPFSCSECGKCFTNKSHLVMHERIHTGEKPYSCSECGKCFTDKSHLVTHVRIHTGEKPYSCSECGKCFITRAKLKNHQRIHTGEIPFPCSKCGIFLKNKSSLVIHERIHAGNNLHTCSLCGKGFTKKYNLVKHERRHTGEKPHSCSECEKCFITKDKLADHQRIHTGEKPFTCSECGKCFTKKYNLVIHEKRHKGEKTFPCSECEKYFISRDKLRDHQRIHTGVKPYSCSVCGKCFTKKKHLVVHESSHTEEHPYSWSESGEGCFPEGDQSIHTEEKST, encoded by the exons ATGGAGAAGGACAGAGAACCGATGGCTGAGAGAATCTTACACCTCACCCTAGAGATCATctacctgctgaccggagag GATTACACGGTAGTGAAGATGGTGACTGAAGAGGGTGAAGGCCGGAGCAGGGAGAAGGTTCCTATATCAAGGTCTCCAATGCACTCACTAATACATAAGGGAAACAGTCATCAGGAGATCCTGGagctcatcaacaagatgatggagctgctgactagagag gttcctataaggtgtcaggatgtggcggtctatttctccatggaggagtgggagtatgtagaaggacacaaggatctgtaccaggacatggtcatgatggaggatcaccggcccctcacatcacaag atggagtcattgatagaaatccacccgagaggtgtccccgccctctgtattcccaggactgtccagagggaaatgtcccagagaaccatcag gggggagatctgactaataataaagtggagAATGAAGAAGAAATGATTTGGGGccatcacccgtgtatgagggaagtgaaggaggaaattccaggaggtgttaccccag AAAAGGGAAACGTCATGTTATCTATAAATTATAAagaagaagatggagagatcatggagcgctcctcaggagaagatggagagatcatggagcgctactCAGGTgaagacctccttacccctaaAGTCCATCCAGATCTATCTTATAATAATCCCCCTGATCATCACCAACCACACATTGTTACCTCAAGGACAGATGAGAAAGGTGGGAAAAGGTATCAATGTGATGAATGTGGGAAAGAGTTTACACACAGCTCATCTCTTTGCAAACACAAAAGGagccacacaggagagaagccgtattcatgtttacTGTGTTGGAAACGTTTTACACGTAAATCCGGTCTTAATCAACATAAAAGAAGACACACAGGGGAAAAGTTGTAttcctgttcagaatgtgggaaatgttttacagataaatcaaatcttgttaaacatgagagaattcacacaggagaaaagccattctcatgttcagagtgtgggaaatgttttacaaataAATCGCATCTTGTTatgcatgagagaattcacacaggagagaagccgtattcatgttcagaatgtggaaaatgttttaccgataaatcacatcttgttacacATGtgcgaattcacacaggagagaagccgtattcatgttcagaatgtggaaaatgtttcatTACTAGAGCTAAACTTAAGaatcatcagagaattcacactggAGAGATACCATTTCCATGTTCTAAATgtggcatttttttaaaaaataaatcaagccttgttatacatgagagaattcatgCAGGAAATAATCTGCACACATGTTCCCTTTGTGGGAAaggttttacaaaaaaatataatcttgttaaacatgagcgaaggcacacaggagagaaaccacattcatgttcagaatgtgagaaatgttttatcaCTAAAGACAAACTTGCGgatcatcaaagaattcacacaggagagaaaccatttacatgttcagaatgtggtaaatgttttacaaaaaaatataatctGGTTATACATGAGAAAAGGCACAAAGGAGAAAAGACATTTCCATGTTCTGaatgtgagaaatattttatTTCTAGAGACAAACTTAGGGATCATCAGAGAATCCACACAGGAGTtaaaccatattcatgttcagtatgcgggaaatgttttacaaagaAAAAACATCTTGTTGTACATGAAAGCAGTCATACAGAAGAGCATCCATATTCATGGTCAGAAAGCGGGGAAGGTTGTTTTCCTGAAGGCGATCAGAGTATTCACACAGAAGAGAAGTCGACCTGA